One Podarcis raffonei isolate rPodRaf1 chromosome 3, rPodRaf1.pri, whole genome shotgun sequence genomic region harbors:
- the LRRN4 gene encoding leucine-rich repeat neuronal protein 4 gives MFCFLACLLVLVREMPSRPTKETGSTAAGDAKILFQLKPNAWKENVNLSSLSCGDLRAQTWAYFRHRNQSLTSFPACLPELLEHLDLSVNLLPEFNSQEVADLPMLQFLSLRQNKIQQVTWDARNLSRLQFLDLSYNLLSVVPACNASVLQNLEWFSLAGNPIVEIQPLAFSCYPQLHILNLSSTWLGKDGKEGIKESAFATIFLPGDATENAGSDIHMLDLSATYLERLHQNWTKDLPRLSSLYLRKMGRLSSLDVDTFLHLPELRVLDCRYSRALSLVETESFSHTPHLAFLIFQNCNLSSFSPWSLSSLQNVRIDLYGNPLVCSCDLSWLFSKPDRILLQRASEILCYPEAKAASGGMLLSEFYTECQRQRISNSTQVKLYGTSPSFTTDTLPDSSTFPQEWPSSPSSPQCPHLTWGDTAKEAPTEPDILAYKDKTFGRSTDSPPTAAALHTAASSRTLGELSFDPTPVSMTEMNQRKHDTTVVDGLIGHKDETWSHFTPLSPTAEETAADSSLLIPHNTVRPAQSTPPLQSPTKAVPLLNLATTRNSPRSYEDYYDYDKQAEEFVAQGLGPCDYDPCRHLQKPCFDLQLLSPCLCPGISDEFTIPDPPRLREISEIRDTSAEVCWCAPYSAVRFYQLAYRPQDSQNFTVSGEIYATARRYTLYNLLPGSTYQVCIMASNKAGLSQTADWNEPSSPCGSFKTKSSYKSIFATLCATSGFFLIATILLSVCLCKKCKGPHTEHYNTHLVSYKNPAFDYSLK, from the exons ATGTTCTGCTTCCTTGCCTGCCTGTTAGTCCTTGTACGGGAAATGCCAAGTAGGCCAACGAAGGAAACGGGATCTACAGCTGCTGGAGATGCGAAAATCCTTTTCCAGTTGAAGCCGAACGCTTGGAAGGAAAATGTCAACCTCAGTAGCCTGTCCTGTGGGGATCTGCGTGCCCAGACATGGGCCTACTTCCGCCACAGAAATCAGAGTCTGACTtctttccctgcctgcctgcctgagctTCTGGAGCATTTGGACCTGAGTGTCAACCTCTTGCCTGAATTCAACAGCCAGGAGGTGGCTGACTTGCCAATGTTGCAATTCCTCTCCCTGAGGCAGAATAAGATTCAGCAAGTGACATGGGATGCCAGGAACCTCAGCCGCCTCCAGTTCCTGGACCTGAGCTACAATTTGCTATCAGTTGTGCCCGCATGCAATGCATCTGTTCTGCAAAACCTCGAGTGGTTTTCTCTAGCTGGAAACCCCATTGTCGAAATCCAGCCATTGGCTTTTTCCTGCTATCCTCAGCTGCATATCCTGAACTTGTCTTCTACTTGGCTGGGGAAGGATGGGAAAGAGGGGATTAAGGAATCTGCCTTTGCAACAATCTTCCTGCCTGGGGACGCCACCGAAAATGCAGGAAGTGATATCCACATGCTGGACCTGAGCGCAACCTATCTGGAGAGAT TGCATCAGAACTGGACCAAAGATCTGCCCAGGCTCTCATCCCTTTATTTAAGAAAAATGGGCAGGCTGAGCAGCCTTGATGTCGACACCTTCCTGCATCTTCCTGAGCTGAGGGTATTGGACTGCCGATATTCCCGTGCCCTCAGTCTGGTGGAAACAGAGTCTTTCAGCCACACGCCTCACTTGGCTTTCCTCATATTCCAAAA CTGCAATTTGAGCTCTTTCAGTCCATGGAGTCTCAGCTCACTGCAAAATGTAAGGATCGACCTCTATGGCAACCCTTTGGTGTGTAGTTGTGATCTTTCCTGGCTGTTCTCCAAGCCAGACAGAATACTTCTACAGAG GGCATCAGAAATTTTGTGCTACCCAGAGGCCAAAGCAGCATCTGGAGGTATGCTGCTGTCCGAGTTCTACACAGAGTGCCAAAGGCAAAGAATTTCCAACTCCACTCAAGTCAAGCTTTATGGTACGTCTCCCAGCTTCACGACAGACACCCTTCCAGACTCCAGTACATTTCCCCAAGAATGGCCCAGCAGCCCTTCTTCTCCTCAGTGCCCTCATTTGACTTGGGGAGATACAGCAAAGGAGGCTCCAACCGAACCAGACATTCTTGCCTACAAAGATAAAACATTTGGCAGATCTACAGACAGCCCACCCACCGCAGCAGCTCTTCACACAGCAGCTTCTTCAAGAACTCTGGGGGAACTCTCTTTTGATCCAACCCCAGTGAGCATGACTGAAATGAATCAAAGGAAACACGACACCACAGTAGTGGATGGTTTGATTGGCCACAAGGACGAAACATGGTCCCACTTCACTCCGCTCAGTCCTACAGCAGAAGAAACAGCGGCAGATTCTTCTCTGTTGATCCCACACAATACGGTAAGGCCAGCTCAGTCTACACCACCACTGCAAAGCCCCACCAAAGCAGTCCCTCTTCTGAATCTTGCAACCACTCGTAACAGTCCAAGATCTTATGAAGATTATTATGACTACGATAAGCAGGCGGAGGAATTCGTGGCTCAGGGCCTTGGGCCTTGTGATTACGATCCATGCAGACACCTCCAAAAGCCTTGCTTTGATCTCCAGTTGTTGTCTCCTTGCCTGTGCCCGGGGATCTCTGATGAATTCACCATCCCAGATCCTCCGAGGCTCCGCGAGATATCTGAAATTAGGGACACTTCAGCAGAGGTCTGCTGGTGTGCCCCATATTCAGCAGTAAGGTTCTACCAGCTTGCTTACCGCCCTCAGGACAGCCAGAATTTCACTGTATCTGGAGAGATTTATGCCACGGCTAGGCGATACACACTGTACAATCTCCTGCCTGGCTCAACTTACCAAGTGTGCATAATGGCTTCAAACAAGGCAGGATTGAGCCAGACTGCAGATTGGAATGAGCCCAGTTCTCCATGTGGTTCCTTTAAAACAAAGTCCAGCTACAAATCTATCTTTGCCACTTTGTGTGCAACGAGTGGATTCTTTCTTATTGCTACCATCTTGCTGTCAGTGTGTCTCTGCAAAAAGTGTAAAGGACCCCACACTGAGCATTATAATACACACCTTGTCTCGTATAAAAACCCTGCTTTTGATTACTCCTTAAAATAA